One segment of Monomorium pharaonis isolate MP-MQ-018 chromosome 6, ASM1337386v2, whole genome shotgun sequence DNA contains the following:
- the LOC105831201 gene encoding uncharacterized protein LOC105831201 — MRMSRLDTYVLTHPESLSQDQLREILRNSCIESHKFEKLCRSELLEMYKQIALPLPQRQRGNSRSSSIVDVISQKSATVSDNSTSNLTDLNRGNKRTMSFSHTDKLKSSFNDQKPVNKKTRLCSVSKVEVECNGIYKRSCEEQREELSMKKRQKITWP, encoded by the exons ATGAGAATGTCAAGACTGGATACGTACGTGCTCACGCACCCGGAGTCGCTGTCACAGGACCAGCTTCGTGAGATCCTGAGGAAC AGTTGCATTGAGAGCCACAAATTCGAGAAACTATGTAGAAGTGAGCTGTTAGAAATGTATAAGCAAATTGCATTGCCCTTGCCTCAGCGTCAGCGTGGAAATAGCAGAAGTTCGAGTATAGTAGATGTAATATCACAAAAGTCTGCCACTGTAAG TGATAACAGTACATCCAACTTAACAGACTTGAACAGAGGAAACAAGAGGACAATGTCTTTTTCTCAcacagataaattaaaatcttccTTTAACGATCAGAAACCAGTAAACAAGAAGACTCGATTGTGCTCTGTGTCAAAAGTAGAAGTTGAATGCAATGGAATTTACAAACGCAGCTGCGAGGAACAGAGAGAG GAATTGTCAATGAAAAAACGCCAGAAGATTACATGGCCATAA
- the LOC105831162 gene encoding poly(A) RNA polymerase, mitochondrial isoform X1 → MALFSRANSNALSLLNYCYCKKFAMSTRLKSRSHTLVSSTGQYRNNKLSESLEVIRTEGTESTLEAEIFKRRDEACRSLLIQVYSYKSHNDLHSYCSQFGDILSMHHYQINNQHNYILVEFKNKMSVDNVMLSASFVNEDIIPMKSSVLWFRKGQGVAIKKKNQKIPLSVENGCSLPTENDIAKTLHNTKSISGQIVLLYETLKLTDLEVRLRFHIADHLEQYFSRIFQNLKVLPFGSSLNGFGRKRCDLDLVLVPAEIDKQNTTNRLVFHTKSMRHSDRSDTKEFLGILAKSMYHFIPGVHNVRKILEARVPIIKFRYDYTDTECDLSATNMTAVYMTELLNLYGEIDWRVRPLVIAIRVWAKSQKITSDAPGPWITNFPLTLLVLFYLQQKKILPSLKMLKSCATRNDIRCAKDGIDCTFLRDINKLPIDYKYYGSNQDSLETLLYGFFEYYSTFDFHTNGICIREGAQIRKPSRLPLHIVNPLETTLNVSKNVNIYELNRIVSKSHEAIYMLETADKSKSNNWGIMPLLNINLKKLNRLEEQIEYLENQDEISDKFEVNIGETKTETV, encoded by the exons ATGGCGCTCTTCAGCCGTGCCAATTCGAATGCCCTTTCgttgttaaattattgttattgcaAAAAGTTCGCAATGAGCACGAGATTAAAATCGCGTAGTCACACCTTAGTGTCGTCGACCGGTCAATAcaggaataataaactaagTGAGTCACTTGAGGTTATACGTACTGAAG GTACAGAATCTACACTCGAGGCTGAAATCTTTAAGAGGAGAGATGAAGCGTGTCGAAGCTTATTAATACAAGTTTACTCGTACAAGTCACACAACGATCTTCACAGCTATTGTTCGCAATTTGGTGACATCTTGAGTATGCATcactatcaaataaataatcaacat aattatatctTGGTCgagtttaaaaacaaaatgtcaGTAGACAATGTTATGTTGTCTGCTTCCTTTGTTAATGAAGACATTATTCCTATGAAATCGTCGGTATTATGGTTTCGTAAAGGACAAGGTGTTGccataaagaaaaagaatcaaaAGATACCTCTGTCTGTGGAGAATGGTTGTTCTTTGCCTACTGAGAACgatattgcaaaaacattacataataCGAAATCG ATATCAGGGCAGATAGTACTTCTCTACGagacattaaaattaaccGATTTAGAAGTAAGACTGCGATTTCACATTGCTGATCACTTAGAGCAATACTTTTCTAGGATATTTCAAAACCTGAAGGTTCTGCCATTTGGCTCCTCTCTAAATGGTTTTGGAAGGAAAAGGTGTGATCTTGATTTAGTACTTGTTCCCGCTGAAATTGACaaa CAAAATACCACGAATAGATTAGTATTTCACACAAAGTCCATGAGACATAGCGACAGAAGTGATACGAAAGAGTTTTTGGGAATACTTGCAAAAAGTATGTATCACTTCATCCCAGGAGTTCATAATGTAAGAAAGATCCTGGAGGCTCGGGTACCTATAATCAAATTCCGCTATGATTACACGGATACTGAATGTGATTTAAGTGCAACAAATAT GACTGCTGTATATATGAccgaattattaaatttatatggaGAGATAGATTGGCGGGTAAGACCACTTGTTATAGCAATACGGGTATGGGCAAAGAGTCAGAAAATAACATCCGACGCACCAGGACCGTGGATAACAAACTTTCCTCTTACATTACTAGTGCTATTTTACTTGCAACAGAAAAAGATATTGCCGTCcttgaaaatgttaaagtCGTGTGCAA CACGTAATGACATTCGGTGTGCGAAGGATGGCATTGATTGCACCTTCCTGCGAGATATCAATAAATTGCCGATCGATTACAAGTATTATGGGTCAAATCAGGACAGTTTGGAAACGCTTCTGTACGGCTTCTTTGAGTATTATTCAACGTTCGATTTTCATACGAATGGGATATGCATCCGCGAAGGTGCGCAGATTCGAAAGCCGTCCCGTTTGCCACTCCATATTGTTAATCCCTTAGAAACGACGTTGAACGtctcaaaaaatgtaaatatctaCGAGTTGAATCGTATAGTTTCCAAGTCGCACGAGGCGATTTACATGTTGGAGACTGCTGATAAGTCCAAAAGTAACAATTGGGGTATCATGcctttgttaaatataaatctgaaaaaattaaataggtTAGAAGAACAGATCGAATATTTGGAAAATCAAGATGAAATTTCCGACAAGTTCGAAGTTAATATTGGTGAGACAAAGACAGAGACAGTATGA
- the LOC105831162 gene encoding poly(A) RNA polymerase, mitochondrial isoform X2, translated as MALFSRANSNALSLLNYCYCKKFAMSTRLKSRSHTLVSSTGQYRNNKLSTESTLEAEIFKRRDEACRSLLIQVYSYKSHNDLHSYCSQFGDILSMHHYQINNQHNYILVEFKNKMSVDNVMLSASFVNEDIIPMKSSVLWFRKGQGVAIKKKNQKIPLSVENGCSLPTENDIAKTLHNTKSISGQIVLLYETLKLTDLEVRLRFHIADHLEQYFSRIFQNLKVLPFGSSLNGFGRKRCDLDLVLVPAEIDKQNTTNRLVFHTKSMRHSDRSDTKEFLGILAKSMYHFIPGVHNVRKILEARVPIIKFRYDYTDTECDLSATNMTAVYMTELLNLYGEIDWRVRPLVIAIRVWAKSQKITSDAPGPWITNFPLTLLVLFYLQQKKILPSLKMLKSCATRNDIRCAKDGIDCTFLRDINKLPIDYKYYGSNQDSLETLLYGFFEYYSTFDFHTNGICIREGAQIRKPSRLPLHIVNPLETTLNVSKNVNIYELNRIVSKSHEAIYMLETADKSKSNNWGIMPLLNINLKKLNRLEEQIEYLENQDEISDKFEVNIGETKTETV; from the exons ATGGCGCTCTTCAGCCGTGCCAATTCGAATGCCCTTTCgttgttaaattattgttattgcaAAAAGTTCGCAATGAGCACGAGATTAAAATCGCGTAGTCACACCTTAGTGTCGTCGACCGGTCAATAcaggaataataaactaa GTACAGAATCTACACTCGAGGCTGAAATCTTTAAGAGGAGAGATGAAGCGTGTCGAAGCTTATTAATACAAGTTTACTCGTACAAGTCACACAACGATCTTCACAGCTATTGTTCGCAATTTGGTGACATCTTGAGTATGCATcactatcaaataaataatcaacat aattatatctTGGTCgagtttaaaaacaaaatgtcaGTAGACAATGTTATGTTGTCTGCTTCCTTTGTTAATGAAGACATTATTCCTATGAAATCGTCGGTATTATGGTTTCGTAAAGGACAAGGTGTTGccataaagaaaaagaatcaaaAGATACCTCTGTCTGTGGAGAATGGTTGTTCTTTGCCTACTGAGAACgatattgcaaaaacattacataataCGAAATCG ATATCAGGGCAGATAGTACTTCTCTACGagacattaaaattaaccGATTTAGAAGTAAGACTGCGATTTCACATTGCTGATCACTTAGAGCAATACTTTTCTAGGATATTTCAAAACCTGAAGGTTCTGCCATTTGGCTCCTCTCTAAATGGTTTTGGAAGGAAAAGGTGTGATCTTGATTTAGTACTTGTTCCCGCTGAAATTGACaaa CAAAATACCACGAATAGATTAGTATTTCACACAAAGTCCATGAGACATAGCGACAGAAGTGATACGAAAGAGTTTTTGGGAATACTTGCAAAAAGTATGTATCACTTCATCCCAGGAGTTCATAATGTAAGAAAGATCCTGGAGGCTCGGGTACCTATAATCAAATTCCGCTATGATTACACGGATACTGAATGTGATTTAAGTGCAACAAATAT GACTGCTGTATATATGAccgaattattaaatttatatggaGAGATAGATTGGCGGGTAAGACCACTTGTTATAGCAATACGGGTATGGGCAAAGAGTCAGAAAATAACATCCGACGCACCAGGACCGTGGATAACAAACTTTCCTCTTACATTACTAGTGCTATTTTACTTGCAACAGAAAAAGATATTGCCGTCcttgaaaatgttaaagtCGTGTGCAA CACGTAATGACATTCGGTGTGCGAAGGATGGCATTGATTGCACCTTCCTGCGAGATATCAATAAATTGCCGATCGATTACAAGTATTATGGGTCAAATCAGGACAGTTTGGAAACGCTTCTGTACGGCTTCTTTGAGTATTATTCAACGTTCGATTTTCATACGAATGGGATATGCATCCGCGAAGGTGCGCAGATTCGAAAGCCGTCCCGTTTGCCACTCCATATTGTTAATCCCTTAGAAACGACGTTGAACGtctcaaaaaatgtaaatatctaCGAGTTGAATCGTATAGTTTCCAAGTCGCACGAGGCGATTTACATGTTGGAGACTGCTGATAAGTCCAAAAGTAACAATTGGGGTATCATGcctttgttaaatataaatctgaaaaaattaaataggtTAGAAGAACAGATCGAATATTTGGAAAATCAAGATGAAATTTCCGACAAGTTCGAAGTTAATATTGGTGAGACAAAGACAGAGACAGTATGA